A part of Canis lupus familiaris isolate Mischka breed German Shepherd chromosome 4, alternate assembly UU_Cfam_GSD_1.0, whole genome shotgun sequence genomic DNA contains:
- the SLC34A1 gene encoding sodium-dependent phosphate transport protein 2A isoform X4 — protein sequence MMSYGERLGAPAVSPHPVRGGHVIRGTAFAYVPSPQVLHRIPGTSAYAFPSLGPVALPEHGCPYGEVLECHDPLPAKLALEEDQKPELGLAQKLCQVGMTFLKVPLMLAFLYLFVCSLDVLSSAFQLAGGKVAGDIFKDNAILSNPVAGLVVGILVTVLVQSSSTSTSIIVSMVSSGLLEVSSAIPIIMGSNIGTSVTNTIVALMQAGDRTDFRRAFAGATVHDCFNWLSVLVLLPLEAATGYLHHVTGLVVASFNIHGGRDAPDLLKIITEPFTKLIIQLDKSVITSIATGDESLRNHSLIRIWCHPDPMGAQRGGMTCSRMLV from the exons ATGATGTCCTATGGAGAAAGGCTGGGGGCCCCAGCTGTCTCCCCACACCCAGTCCGAGGCGGACACGTGATACGTGGGACAGCCTTTGCCTATGTGCCCAGCCCTCAGG TCCTGCATAGGATCCCAGGGACCTCCGCCTACGCCTTCCCCAGCCTGGGCCCTGTGGCCCTTCCTGAGCACGGCTGCCCCTATGGAGAGGTTCTGGAGTGCCATGACCCCCTGCCTGCCAAGCTGGCCCTGGAGGAGGACCAAAAGCCAG AGCTGGGCCTGGCCCAGAAGCTGTGCCAGGTTGGCATGACATTCCTCAAGGTGCCACTGATGCTCGCCTTTCTGTACCTCTTCGTCTGCTCCTTGGACGTGCTCAGCTCTGCCTTCCAACTGGCTGGAG GGAAGGTGGCTGGTGACATCTTCAAGGACAACGCCATCCTGTCCAACCCAGTAGCAGGGCTGGTGGTAGGGATCCTGGTGACGGTGCTGGTGCAGAGTTCCAGCACCTCCACGTCCATCATTGTCAGCATGGTCTCTTCTGGCT TGCTGGAGGTGAGCTCTGCTATCCCCATCATCATGGGCTCCAACATCGGCACCTCTGTCACCAATACCATTGTGGCATTGATGCAGGCGGGGGATCGGACTGACTTCAGGCG ggcctTTGCAGGGGCCACAGTGCATGATTGCTTTAACTGGCTGTCGGTTCTGGTCCTGCTGCCCCTGGAGGCTGCCACTGGGTACCTGCACCATGTTACTGGGCTGGTGGTTGCCTCTTTCAACATTCATGGTGGCCGCGATGCCCCTGATCTGCTCAAGATCATCACAGAGCCCTTTACCAAGCTCATCATCCAG CTGGACAAGTCTGTGATTACCAGCATTGCCACTGGTGACGAGTCCCTGAGAAACCACAGTCTCATCCGGATCTGGTGCCACCCAGACCCCATGGGG gctcagagaggtggcaTGACTTGCTCCAGGATGTTGGTATAA
- the SLC34A1 gene encoding sodium-dependent phosphate transport protein 2A isoform X2, whose product MMSYGERLGAPAVSPHPVRGGHVIRGTAFAYVPSPQVLHRIPGTSAYAFPSLGPVALPEHGCPYGEVLECHDPLPAKLALEEDQKPELGLAQKLCQVGMTFLKVPLMLAFLYLFVCSLDVLSSAFQLAGGKVAGDIFKDNAILSNPVAGLVVGILVTVLVQSSSTSTSIIVSMVSSGLLEVSSAIPIIMGSNIGTSVTNTIVALMQAGDRTDFRRAFAGATVHDCFNWLSVLVLLPLEAATGYLHHVTGLVVASFNIHGGRDAPDLLKIITEPFTKLIIQLDKSVITSIATGDESLRNHSLIRIWCHPDPMGRLPQKCPSAPCLLPRMKICLDQLDTCGPAMTLSSQESRQSAYFLTQPRKWKCFIKTVIHSICFLIVTYKKQPHLEQDRRKPEAQGSAQVAPSSFLLPDGPLSQLSLLERRASFQPALCGSFVSEQCAALVRHFGVFKAVRHQKPMWAALGLAF is encoded by the exons ATGATGTCCTATGGAGAAAGGCTGGGGGCCCCAGCTGTCTCCCCACACCCAGTCCGAGGCGGACACGTGATACGTGGGACAGCCTTTGCCTATGTGCCCAGCCCTCAGG TCCTGCATAGGATCCCAGGGACCTCCGCCTACGCCTTCCCCAGCCTGGGCCCTGTGGCCCTTCCTGAGCACGGCTGCCCCTATGGAGAGGTTCTGGAGTGCCATGACCCCCTGCCTGCCAAGCTGGCCCTGGAGGAGGACCAAAAGCCAG AGCTGGGCCTGGCCCAGAAGCTGTGCCAGGTTGGCATGACATTCCTCAAGGTGCCACTGATGCTCGCCTTTCTGTACCTCTTCGTCTGCTCCTTGGACGTGCTCAGCTCTGCCTTCCAACTGGCTGGAG GGAAGGTGGCTGGTGACATCTTCAAGGACAACGCCATCCTGTCCAACCCAGTAGCAGGGCTGGTGGTAGGGATCCTGGTGACGGTGCTGGTGCAGAGTTCCAGCACCTCCACGTCCATCATTGTCAGCATGGTCTCTTCTGGCT TGCTGGAGGTGAGCTCTGCTATCCCCATCATCATGGGCTCCAACATCGGCACCTCTGTCACCAATACCATTGTGGCATTGATGCAGGCGGGGGATCGGACTGACTTCAGGCG ggcctTTGCAGGGGCCACAGTGCATGATTGCTTTAACTGGCTGTCGGTTCTGGTCCTGCTGCCCCTGGAGGCTGCCACTGGGTACCTGCACCATGTTACTGGGCTGGTGGTTGCCTCTTTCAACATTCATGGTGGCCGCGATGCCCCTGATCTGCTCAAGATCATCACAGAGCCCTTTACCAAGCTCATCATCCAG CTGGACAAGTCTGTGATTACCAGCATTGCCACTGGTGACGAGTCCCTGAGAAACCACAGTCTCATCCGGATCTGGTGCCACCCAGACCCCATGGGG AGACTGCCACAGAAGTGTCCTTCTGCACCGTGTCTACTGCCCAGAATGAAGATCTGTTTGGATCAGTTGGACACCTGTGGACCTGCCATGACCCTAAGCTCACAAGAAAGCAGGCAATCAGCATACTTTCTCACTCAGCCACGAAAATGGAAGTGCTTCATCAAAACTGTAATCCACAGTATTTGCTTCTTAATTGTCACATATAAGAAGCAACCCCACTTAGAACAAGATAGAAGGAAACCCGAAGCCCAAGGCTCCGCGCAGGTGGCCCCCTCATCCTTCCTGTTACCTGATGGCCCTTTATCCCAGCTATCCCTGCTTGAACGGAGAGCATCCTTTCAACCTGCCCTCTGTGGTTCCTTTGTGTCTGAGCAGTGTGCAGCTTTGGTTCGGCACTTCGGAGTGTTCAAGGCAGTTCGACATCAAAAGCCCATGTGGGCAGCTCTTGGGCTGGCTTTCTGA
- the SLC34A1 gene encoding sodium-dependent phosphate transport protein 2A isoform X3 yields the protein MMSYGERLGAPAVSPHPVRGGHVIRGTAFAYVPSPQVLHRIPGTSAYAFPSLGPVALPEHGCPYGEVLECHDPLPAKLALEEDQKPELGLAQKLCQVGMTFLKVPLMLAFLYLFVCSLDVLSSAFQLAGGKVAGDIFKDNAILSNPVAGLVVGILVTVLVQSSSTSTSIIVSMVSSGLLEVSSAIPIIMGSNIGTSVTNTIVALMQAGDRTDFRRAFAGATVHDCFNWLSVLVLLPLEAATGYLHHVTGLVVASFNIHGGRDAPDLLKIITEPFTKLIIQLDKSVITSIATGDESLRNHSLIRIWCHPDPMGNEDLFGSVGHLWTCHDPKLTRKQAISILSHSATKMEVLHQNCNPQYLLLNCHI from the exons ATGATGTCCTATGGAGAAAGGCTGGGGGCCCCAGCTGTCTCCCCACACCCAGTCCGAGGCGGACACGTGATACGTGGGACAGCCTTTGCCTATGTGCCCAGCCCTCAGG TCCTGCATAGGATCCCAGGGACCTCCGCCTACGCCTTCCCCAGCCTGGGCCCTGTGGCCCTTCCTGAGCACGGCTGCCCCTATGGAGAGGTTCTGGAGTGCCATGACCCCCTGCCTGCCAAGCTGGCCCTGGAGGAGGACCAAAAGCCAG AGCTGGGCCTGGCCCAGAAGCTGTGCCAGGTTGGCATGACATTCCTCAAGGTGCCACTGATGCTCGCCTTTCTGTACCTCTTCGTCTGCTCCTTGGACGTGCTCAGCTCTGCCTTCCAACTGGCTGGAG GGAAGGTGGCTGGTGACATCTTCAAGGACAACGCCATCCTGTCCAACCCAGTAGCAGGGCTGGTGGTAGGGATCCTGGTGACGGTGCTGGTGCAGAGTTCCAGCACCTCCACGTCCATCATTGTCAGCATGGTCTCTTCTGGCT TGCTGGAGGTGAGCTCTGCTATCCCCATCATCATGGGCTCCAACATCGGCACCTCTGTCACCAATACCATTGTGGCATTGATGCAGGCGGGGGATCGGACTGACTTCAGGCG ggcctTTGCAGGGGCCACAGTGCATGATTGCTTTAACTGGCTGTCGGTTCTGGTCCTGCTGCCCCTGGAGGCTGCCACTGGGTACCTGCACCATGTTACTGGGCTGGTGGTTGCCTCTTTCAACATTCATGGTGGCCGCGATGCCCCTGATCTGCTCAAGATCATCACAGAGCCCTTTACCAAGCTCATCATCCAG CTGGACAAGTCTGTGATTACCAGCATTGCCACTGGTGACGAGTCCCTGAGAAACCACAGTCTCATCCGGATCTGGTGCCACCCAGACCCCATGGGG AATGAAGATCTGTTTGGATCAGTTGGACACCTGTGGACCTGCCATGACCCTAAGCTCACAAGAAAGCAGGCAATCAGCATACTTTCTCACTCAGCCACGAAAATGGAAGTGCTTCATCAAAACTGTAATCCACAGTATTTGCTTCTTAATTGTCACATATAA
- the RGS14 gene encoding regulator of G-protein signaling 14 isoform X1: MPGKPKHLGVPNGRMVLAVSDGELSSTAGPQGQGESRGSSLSIHSLPSGPSSPFPTEEQPVASWGLSFERLLQDPLGLAYFTEFLKKEFSAENVTFWKACERFQQIPASDTQQLAQEARHIYEEFLSSQALSPVNIDRQAWLGEEVLAEPRPDMFRAQQLQIFNLMKFDSYARFVKSPLYRECLLAEAEGRPLREPGSSSPGSPDSTRKKPKLKSGKSLPLGVEELGHLPSAEGSGGRPLRKSFRKELAGGAPLRRESQGSLNSSASLDLGFLAFVNSKSESHRKSLGSTEGESESRPGKYCCVYLPDGTASLALARPGLTIRAMLAGICEKRGLSLPDIKVYLVGNEQKALVLDQDCTVLADQEVRLENRITFDARVPCRLELVAQERVVRISAKSTKRLQDALQPILAKHGLSPQEVALCLPGEKQPLDLGKLVSSVAAQRLVLNTLPGVKTPQIGDIPQCFSQGSQPRTQNKAIHPPPLSLNSLAEGPGSSTGKRQTCDIEGLVELLNRVQSSGAHDQRGLLCKEDLVLPEFLQLPAQGPNSQEAPPQTESEVQPKGDTSDSTAHSAL; encoded by the exons ATGCCGGGGAAGCCCAAGCACCTGGGTGTCCCCAACGGGCGCATG GTTCTGGCTGTCTCAGACGGAG AGCTGAGCAGCACGGCAGGGCCTCAGGGCCAGGGCGAGAGCCGAGGAAGCTCCCTCAGTATCCACAGCCTCCCCAGTGGCCCCAGCAGCCCCTTCCCCACCGAGGAGCAGCCTGTGGCCAGCTGGGGCCTGTCATTCGAGCGGCTGCTGCAGGACCCACTggggctggcttatttcact GAGTTCCTGAAGAAGGAGTTCAGCGCCGAGAATGTCACTTTCTGGAAGGCCTGCGAGCGCTTCCAGCAGATCCCGGCCAGCGACACGCAGCAG CTTGCTCAGGAGGCCCGCCACATCTACGAGGAATTCCTGTCTAGCCAGGCGCTGAGCCCAGTGAACATCGACCGGCAGGCCTGGCTAGGCGAGGAGGTGCTGGCCGAACCACGACCGGACATGTTCCGGGCGCAGCAGCTCCAG ATCTTCAACCTGATGAAGTTCGATAGCTACGCGCGCTTCGTCAAGTCGCCGCTGTACCGCGAATGTCTCCTGGCGGAGGCCGAGGGACGTCCCCTGCGGGAACCTGGATCCTCCAGCCCGGGCAGCCCTGACTCCACGAGGAAG AAGCCGAAGCTGAAGTCTGGGAAGTCGCTGCCTCTGGGCGTGGAGGAGTTGGGGCACCTGCCGTCCGCTGAGGGCTCTGGGGGTCGCCCGCTCCGGAAGTCTTTCCGCAAGG AACTGGCAGGTGGGGCTCCTTTGCGCAGAGAGTCCCAGGGCTCCCTCAACTCATCTGCCAGCCTGGACCTTGGCTTCCTTGCCTTTGTCAACAGCAAATCTGAG AGCCACCGGAAGAGCCTTGGGAGCACAGAAGGTGAGAGTGAAAGCCGGCCAGGGAAGTACTGCTGCGTGTACCTGCCAGATGGCACAGCCTCCTTGGCCCTGGCCCGACCTGGCCTCACAATCCGTGCCATGCTGGCAGGCATCTGTGAGAAACGAGGTCTCTCTCTACCTGACATCAAGGTCTACCTGGTGGGCAATGAACAG AAGGCCCTGGTCCTGGATCAGGACTGCACCGTGCTGGCGGATCAGGAGGTGCGGCTGGAGAACAGGATCACCTTCGA TGCGAGGGTCCCATGCAGGCTCGAGTTGGTGGCTCAGGAGCGCGTGGTGCGGATCTCCGCCAAGTCCACCAAGCGGCTGCAGGACGCGCTGCAGCCCATTCTGGCGAAGCATGGCCTGAGCCCGCAAGAGGTGGCACTGTGCCTG CCTGGTGAGAAGCAGCCGCTGGATCTGGGGAAGCTAGTGAGCTCAGTGGCCGCCCAGAGACTGGTTTTGAACACTCTTCCAG GTGTGAAGACTCCCCAGATTGGAGACATACCCCAGTGCTTCAGCCAG GGCAGCCAGCCTAGAACCCAGAACAAGGCCATCCACCCTCCTCCACTGTCCCTCAACTCACTGGCTGAGGGGCCTGGTAGTAGCACTGGGAAGCGGCAGACCTGTGATATTGAAG GCCTGGTGGAGCTGCTGAATCGGGTACAGAGCAGTGGAGCCCACGACCAGAGGGGCCTTCTTTGCAAAGAGGACCTGGTGCTTCCAGAATTTCTGCAGCTGCCTGCCCAAGGACCCAACTCTCAAGAGGCCCCACCACAGACTGAATCAGAGGTCCAGCCCAAGGGGGACACCTCAGACTCCACTGCCCACTCAGCCCTCTGA
- the RGS14 gene encoding regulator of G-protein signaling 14 isoform X3, with translation MPGKPKHLGVPNGRMEFLKKEFSAENVTFWKACERFQQIPASDTQQLAQEARHIYEEFLSSQALSPVNIDRQAWLGEEVLAEPRPDMFRAQQLQIFNLMKFDSYARFVKSPLYRECLLAEAEGRPLREPGSSSPGSPDSTRKKPKLKSGKSLPLGVEELGHLPSAEGSGGRPLRKSFRKELAGGAPLRRESQGSLNSSASLDLGFLAFVNSKSESHRKSLGSTEGESESRPGKYCCVYLPDGTASLALARPGLTIRAMLAGICEKRGLSLPDIKVYLVGNEQKALVLDQDCTVLADQEVRLENRITFDARVPCRLELVAQERVVRISAKSTKRLQDALQPILAKHGLSPQEVALCLPGEKQPLDLGKLVSSVAAQRLVLNTLPGVKTPQIGDIPQCFSQGSQPRTQNKAIHPPPLSLNSLAEGPGSSTGKRQTCDIEGLVELLNRVQSSGAHDQRGLLCKEDLVLPEFLQLPAQGPNSQEAPPQTESEVQPKGDTSDSTAHSAL, from the exons ATGCCGGGGAAGCCCAAGCACCTGGGTGTCCCCAACGGGCGCATG GAGTTCCTGAAGAAGGAGTTCAGCGCCGAGAATGTCACTTTCTGGAAGGCCTGCGAGCGCTTCCAGCAGATCCCGGCCAGCGACACGCAGCAG CTTGCTCAGGAGGCCCGCCACATCTACGAGGAATTCCTGTCTAGCCAGGCGCTGAGCCCAGTGAACATCGACCGGCAGGCCTGGCTAGGCGAGGAGGTGCTGGCCGAACCACGACCGGACATGTTCCGGGCGCAGCAGCTCCAG ATCTTCAACCTGATGAAGTTCGATAGCTACGCGCGCTTCGTCAAGTCGCCGCTGTACCGCGAATGTCTCCTGGCGGAGGCCGAGGGACGTCCCCTGCGGGAACCTGGATCCTCCAGCCCGGGCAGCCCTGACTCCACGAGGAAG AAGCCGAAGCTGAAGTCTGGGAAGTCGCTGCCTCTGGGCGTGGAGGAGTTGGGGCACCTGCCGTCCGCTGAGGGCTCTGGGGGTCGCCCGCTCCGGAAGTCTTTCCGCAAGG AACTGGCAGGTGGGGCTCCTTTGCGCAGAGAGTCCCAGGGCTCCCTCAACTCATCTGCCAGCCTGGACCTTGGCTTCCTTGCCTTTGTCAACAGCAAATCTGAG AGCCACCGGAAGAGCCTTGGGAGCACAGAAGGTGAGAGTGAAAGCCGGCCAGGGAAGTACTGCTGCGTGTACCTGCCAGATGGCACAGCCTCCTTGGCCCTGGCCCGACCTGGCCTCACAATCCGTGCCATGCTGGCAGGCATCTGTGAGAAACGAGGTCTCTCTCTACCTGACATCAAGGTCTACCTGGTGGGCAATGAACAG AAGGCCCTGGTCCTGGATCAGGACTGCACCGTGCTGGCGGATCAGGAGGTGCGGCTGGAGAACAGGATCACCTTCGA TGCGAGGGTCCCATGCAGGCTCGAGTTGGTGGCTCAGGAGCGCGTGGTGCGGATCTCCGCCAAGTCCACCAAGCGGCTGCAGGACGCGCTGCAGCCCATTCTGGCGAAGCATGGCCTGAGCCCGCAAGAGGTGGCACTGTGCCTG CCTGGTGAGAAGCAGCCGCTGGATCTGGGGAAGCTAGTGAGCTCAGTGGCCGCCCAGAGACTGGTTTTGAACACTCTTCCAG GTGTGAAGACTCCCCAGATTGGAGACATACCCCAGTGCTTCAGCCAG GGCAGCCAGCCTAGAACCCAGAACAAGGCCATCCACCCTCCTCCACTGTCCCTCAACTCACTGGCTGAGGGGCCTGGTAGTAGCACTGGGAAGCGGCAGACCTGTGATATTGAAG GCCTGGTGGAGCTGCTGAATCGGGTACAGAGCAGTGGAGCCCACGACCAGAGGGGCCTTCTTTGCAAAGAGGACCTGGTGCTTCCAGAATTTCTGCAGCTGCCTGCCCAAGGACCCAACTCTCAAGAGGCCCCACCACAGACTGAATCAGAGGTCCAGCCCAAGGGGGACACCTCAGACTCCACTGCCCACTCAGCCCTCTGA
- the RGS14 gene encoding regulator of G-protein signaling 14 isoform X2, with translation MPGKPKHLGVPNGRMVLAVSDGELSSTAGPQGQGESRGSSLSIHSLPSGPSSPFPTEEQPVASWGLSFERLLQDPLGLAYFTEFLKKEFSAENVTFWKACERFQQIPASDTQQLAQEARHIYEEFLSSQALSPVNIDRQAWLGEEVLAEPRPDMFRAQQLQIFNLMKFDSYARFVKSPLYRECLLAEAEGRPLREPGSSSPGSPDSTRKKPKLKSGKSLPLGVEELGHLPSAEGSGGRPLRKSFRKELAGGAPLRRESQGSLNSSASLDLGFLAFVNSKSESHRKSLGSTEGESESRPGKYCCVYLPDGTASLALARPGLTIRAMLAGICEKRGLSLPDIKVYLVGNEQKALVLDQDCTVLADQEVRLENRITFELELVAQERVVRISAKSTKRLQDALQPILAKHGLSPQEVALCLPGEKQPLDLGKLVSSVAAQRLVLNTLPGVKTPQIGDIPQCFSQGSQPRTQNKAIHPPPLSLNSLAEGPGSSTGKRQTCDIEGLVELLNRVQSSGAHDQRGLLCKEDLVLPEFLQLPAQGPNSQEAPPQTESEVQPKGDTSDSTAHSAL, from the exons ATGCCGGGGAAGCCCAAGCACCTGGGTGTCCCCAACGGGCGCATG GTTCTGGCTGTCTCAGACGGAG AGCTGAGCAGCACGGCAGGGCCTCAGGGCCAGGGCGAGAGCCGAGGAAGCTCCCTCAGTATCCACAGCCTCCCCAGTGGCCCCAGCAGCCCCTTCCCCACCGAGGAGCAGCCTGTGGCCAGCTGGGGCCTGTCATTCGAGCGGCTGCTGCAGGACCCACTggggctggcttatttcact GAGTTCCTGAAGAAGGAGTTCAGCGCCGAGAATGTCACTTTCTGGAAGGCCTGCGAGCGCTTCCAGCAGATCCCGGCCAGCGACACGCAGCAG CTTGCTCAGGAGGCCCGCCACATCTACGAGGAATTCCTGTCTAGCCAGGCGCTGAGCCCAGTGAACATCGACCGGCAGGCCTGGCTAGGCGAGGAGGTGCTGGCCGAACCACGACCGGACATGTTCCGGGCGCAGCAGCTCCAG ATCTTCAACCTGATGAAGTTCGATAGCTACGCGCGCTTCGTCAAGTCGCCGCTGTACCGCGAATGTCTCCTGGCGGAGGCCGAGGGACGTCCCCTGCGGGAACCTGGATCCTCCAGCCCGGGCAGCCCTGACTCCACGAGGAAG AAGCCGAAGCTGAAGTCTGGGAAGTCGCTGCCTCTGGGCGTGGAGGAGTTGGGGCACCTGCCGTCCGCTGAGGGCTCTGGGGGTCGCCCGCTCCGGAAGTCTTTCCGCAAGG AACTGGCAGGTGGGGCTCCTTTGCGCAGAGAGTCCCAGGGCTCCCTCAACTCATCTGCCAGCCTGGACCTTGGCTTCCTTGCCTTTGTCAACAGCAAATCTGAG AGCCACCGGAAGAGCCTTGGGAGCACAGAAGGTGAGAGTGAAAGCCGGCCAGGGAAGTACTGCTGCGTGTACCTGCCAGATGGCACAGCCTCCTTGGCCCTGGCCCGACCTGGCCTCACAATCCGTGCCATGCTGGCAGGCATCTGTGAGAAACGAGGTCTCTCTCTACCTGACATCAAGGTCTACCTGGTGGGCAATGAACAG AAGGCCCTGGTCCTGGATCAGGACTGCACCGTGCTGGCGGATCAGGAGGTGCGGCTGGAGAACAGGATCACCTTCGA GCTCGAGTTGGTGGCTCAGGAGCGCGTGGTGCGGATCTCCGCCAAGTCCACCAAGCGGCTGCAGGACGCGCTGCAGCCCATTCTGGCGAAGCATGGCCTGAGCCCGCAAGAGGTGGCACTGTGCCTG CCTGGTGAGAAGCAGCCGCTGGATCTGGGGAAGCTAGTGAGCTCAGTGGCCGCCCAGAGACTGGTTTTGAACACTCTTCCAG GTGTGAAGACTCCCCAGATTGGAGACATACCCCAGTGCTTCAGCCAG GGCAGCCAGCCTAGAACCCAGAACAAGGCCATCCACCCTCCTCCACTGTCCCTCAACTCACTGGCTGAGGGGCCTGGTAGTAGCACTGGGAAGCGGCAGACCTGTGATATTGAAG GCCTGGTGGAGCTGCTGAATCGGGTACAGAGCAGTGGAGCCCACGACCAGAGGGGCCTTCTTTGCAAAGAGGACCTGGTGCTTCCAGAATTTCTGCAGCTGCCTGCCCAAGGACCCAACTCTCAAGAGGCCCCACCACAGACTGAATCAGAGGTCCAGCCCAAGGGGGACACCTCAGACTCCACTGCCCACTCAGCCCTCTGA